Below is a window of Nocardia asteroides DNA.
TGATGTACTCACGGGAGTACTGCTCGAGCACCTCGGTCTCGTAGTAGTTCTCCTTGACCAGGTAGTCCAGCTTCTCGTCGAGATTGTGGAAGAAGACGGTGTTCTGGTTGACGTGCTGGAGGAAGTACTGGTGCGCGGCCTCGCGATCCTTGTCGAACTGGATCTTGCCGTCGGCGCCGTACAGGTTCAGCATCGCGTTGAGGGCGTGGTAGTCGAGGACCTCGCCTGCCTCGCCGCGCACCGCGGACTGCTCTAGGCGGGCAGTCTTGCCGGTCGGTGCTGTGGTTGCTGTTGCCAAAACAATCCCAATCCCTCTCGGACGCGCGCGACGTCCTCAGCGGTTCCCATGAGTTCGAAGCGATACAGGTACGGCACCCCGCATTTGCGCGAGATGATGTCGCCCGCAGCGCAATAGGTATCGCCGAAGTTCGTGTTGCCGGCCGCGATCACCCCGCGCAGCAGGGCGCGGTTGTGCGGGTCGTTGAGGAACTTGGCGACCTGCCGCGGTACGAGGTCCTTGTCGGACCGTTGTCCCCCCATGACGTGCCGACCACCCCCGTAGGTGGGAGTGATCAGCACGTAGGGTTCGTCGACGCGCAGCGATTCAGCGGTGTGCAGTGGTAGCCGAGTAGCCGGGAGTCCCAGCTTCTCGACGAAACGACGAGTGTTCTCCGAAGCGCTGGAGAAGTAGACCAGCCCGCCCGGAGTGATCCGCTCGGGCATGGGCGCCTCCTTCCGGCGAAGTCCTAGGCGGCCGCGACGGCGAGCGACTTGATGCGGTCGGGACGGAAGCCCGACCAGTGATCCTCACCGGCGACGACGACCGGAGCCTGCAGGTACCCGAGCGCCATGACGTAATCGCGCGCCTCGGCGTTCTCGGAGATGTCGATGATCTCGTAGTCCACCCCGGCCTTGTCGAGGGCCTTGTAGGTGGCATTGCACTGGACGCAAGCGGGCTTGGTGTACACGGTGACGGTCATCTAGGTTCTCCCTCTCCTATGCCTGATCCACAGCCTGTGATCCGTATGCAGTGCACGAACGGTGATGCTGCGCAAACTCCTGGATCTGGCGAAGAAAGCCCTGCTCGTAACCCCTTCCCTTGGGCCCGATCAGTGGTGGCTTCACACCGTGTTCCAGTACCGAAGACACTACACCTAGTGGCCGACAGATTGGAACAACACAAGGTGTTGCGAGTCGCACAGATGTAATTCCCACGCGGTAAGTCCCAGGACGCGCGATCGACACGCTGGGGAAACAGTGGCCCAGATCACGATTTTGCATCCCGGCGAGTCTTCAGCAAACTCGCGGACACAGCGAAGGGGCGTCGCATCCGCGATGGATGCGACGCCCCTCGGAAGAGCCGCTCGACAGCTTACGCGGTGACGAGCGAGCCGTCCGCCGCGGTCACCAGTTCGTGCACGGTGGCGCCGAGCTGGGTCAGCGCCTCGGCGTCCTGGGTCGGGTGGGTC
It encodes the following:
- the nrdI gene encoding class Ib ribonucleoside-diphosphate reductase assembly flavoprotein NrdI yields the protein MPERITPGGLVYFSSASENTRRFVEKLGLPATRLPLHTAESLRVDEPYVLITPTYGGGRHVMGGQRSDKDLVPRQVAKFLNDPHNRALLRGVIAAGNTNFGDTYCAAGDIISRKCGVPYLYRFELMGTAEDVARVREGLGLFWQQQPQHRPARLPA
- a CDS encoding redoxin NrdH, which encodes MTVTVYTKPACVQCNATYKALDKAGVDYEIIDISENAEARDYVMALGYLQAPVVVAGEDHWSGFRPDRIKSLAVAAA